CTTACGAATTGAATATAGTAGATATTGGGTACGATCCGTATGGTGCGGGAGCTTTTTTAAGTGATTTAGAGGAAATTACAGATAGTATCACCTCTGTTCAACAAAGTGCGCGTAATCTAGGGAGTACGGTTGATGACTTTAGAATATGTTTCGAAGGTAAGATAGTTAGTTACAACAAAGATAACGATTTGCTTAAATGGTCATTGGGTAACGCTAAAGTGACTTATAACTCATTCGGAGAGCCCAAAGTAGTAAAAGAAAATGGGAATGAAAAGATAGATCCTGTCGTATCTATCATAGATGCGTGGTATTTAATGTTTAACAATTCCGAATATGAACAGGATGTCAATGATTCGTTTGACGAGTGGTACAAAGAAAATAAATGAGGAGGTGAATAAGATGGGGATATTTAATTTATTTAATAAGGTAGAAGAAAGAGAAACAAGGGAAGTTAATTTCGATATGTTTGAGGAACGCGAAGTTTATAGAGCTAATCCTATGAGTGAAATAACATACTATACGTGTCTAAAGAAGTTGAGTGAAGCTGTATCGAAACTTAATATACATCTATATGATGATAAAAACAACAGAATATATGACCATGAGGTAATTAGATTGCTTAATCAACGCCCTAATTCGTTCATGACACCTAGTATATTTAAACAAACTATAGAATATTCACGTAATCATAAGGGAAACGCTTATGTTTATATTAAATTTAATAAGTTTGGTATGGTAGAAGGTTTATATCCGCTTGAAAGTGGAAATGTGGAAGTGGTAATCAATAGGGACATCGAGGGACTTCCTGACGTTCTTTATAGAATAAGTTTAAACGGGAAGAAACACGTGTTATTACCACATGAAATAATCCATTTAAAAAGTGGTTTATCAGAAGATGGTGTGATTGGCAAAAGTGCAGTAAATATACTTAAAGATACCTTCGACACTAACCAAAAAGGGAGCCAATTCTTTAATAGATTATTAGATCATGGGTTAAATATTAAGGGAGTTGTAGAAGTAGACCAAAGTTTAAATGACACTAAAAGAAAGGTGTTATTAGACGTATTAACGAGAGATATAAGAACTAATTCTAATAAGAATTTTCTTATATTACCAAAAGGTGCTACTATGACTCCTTTAAACTTTAAATTAACTGATGCACAGTTCTTTGAAATTAGAAAATATACTTCTAATCAAATTGCTGCAGTGTTTGGAATTAGCCCTATATATCTTAATGACTATTCTAAGGCTAGTTATTCTAATAGCGAGGCTCAGAATTTAAGTTTCTATACTGATACTATGTTAGCTATATTGAAACAGTACGAGGAAGAACTTGACTACAAGTTATTAACAGAGCAAGAAAGAGCTAAAGGATATAACTTCAAGTTTAATCTATCTGGAATTCTAAGAGGAGACAGTAAGACTCAATCAGAAGCCATTAGAACTTTAGTATCTACTGGAGTATATACTGTTAATGAGGCTAGAGTAATGCTAGGTAAAAACGAATTACCAAACGGAGACGTTAATTTAATCAACGGAACCTATGTTAAGTTGGAAGATATAGGAAAAGCTTATGAAAAAGGAGGTGTAATCGAGGATGATAATACTAAATAGAGTGGAAGAGAGTCAAGCTGATATTACTATTAGTGGGGACATTATGCCGGATGATTTGAAATGGTTTTATGGTGAAGATATTACTTCTCCGAGAGACATTAGAAATTTTTTGAAAGAAAATGAAAACATCGATGTTATATTTAATATTAATAGTGGTGGCGGGGATGTTTTTTCAGGAACAGAAATAGCTAATCTGATTAGAACTCATAAAGGAAAAACTATAGCGAATATAGAATCTTTGGCAGGTTCCATCGCGAGTGTAATAGCATTTTCTTGCGACAAAATCAAGATGCCAAAGAATTCTTATTTAATGATTCATAAACCATTTGCGAATTTAAGTGGCGATTCGGATAAATTAAGAGATACGGCTAATTTATTAGATAAAATACAGAATAACATTGAATATGTGTATCAGAAGAAGGCATTAGACGGAGTTACTGATAAGCAAATTAGCAAGATGGTCAATGCTACCACGTGGTTCACTGGAGAAGAAGCTACAAAGTACTTTGATATCGAGTTATTAGATGAGGTTAAGGTGCTGAATTGCACTACGAACATGGAGTTCGAGAACGCCCCATCTTTTTTATTGAAAAAAAACACAGAAAAAGTAGAAGAAAACGAGAGTGAAACGTCCAAACTATCACCAGAAATCATTGAAAAAGTATCAAATTTAAAGAAATTTTAGGAGGAAAAATGAAAAATTATAAAGATTTATTAGTAGCATACAATGCTATGGTTGATGAGATTCAAGGAATGACTGAAACTCATACGGAAGAAGAAATTATAAACAAATTAGCTGAGTTAGAAACTTTAAAAAACTCAGTTAAATTAGCTAAAAAAATTGAAGATACAAAGAAACTGGAAATTGCAAATGACACAAAAATTGAAATAAAAGGAGATGTTAAAATGGAAAATAAAAGAGTAAGTGAGATTCTAGCGAAATTAATTACAGGAAGAGCTAGCGCGGAGGAAAGGGAAGAATATTTAAATTTCACAGGTCAAGTAGAAGGGACAGATACTAAAGGAGGATACTTAGTTCCTACTGAATTCATAGCTAAATTACATGAACATAAAAGAAGTTTACCATCATTAGAAGATTTAGTTACTAAGATACCAGTTAAGACTAACAAAGGAGTAATGCCAATAGCTGATAACAAACCTACCTCTAAAATGACAAAATTAGGTGAAGGAGTTAAAGCTAGCGTATCAGAAGAATCATTCTCTCAGTTATCATATACTGTAGATAAATATGTCGATGTAATGGCAGTATCAGAAGAATTAATGGCTGACGCAGCATTCAACGTAGAAGATTTAATTAAAATGAGAATAGCTAAAAAATCAGTTAGAACTAATAATGATTGTGTAGTTACTGAGTTGAAGAAAAAGACTAGTCCGTTAGAAGCTACTAAGACTAAGTTACTAGAAAAATTAGAAGAAGCTATATATAACTTAGACCCGTTACATAGAGACTCTACTATAGTAACTTCGACAGAAGGTGTTAAAGCGTTAGCAACTTTAAAAGATAACGACGGTAGATACTTATTAATACCTGATCCATTAAATCCTTATGTTAAGAAATTCTTAGGATTCACAGTGTTCGAATTACCTAACGTAGTATTACCAAAAGTAGAAACTAATAAGGTAGAATTCTTCGTTGGTGACTTAAGTCAATATTTAGTTAAATTCGATAGAGAAACTTTAGAATTCTCTAAATCTAATGAGGCTGGGTTCTTAGAAGGGTCGATATATATAAGAGCTATGGAAAGATTCACTTATAAAGTATTAGATTCGGAAGCAATTCAATATGTTAAATGGGCTAACGCTTAATTAATATAGGAGGAGCGTATGGATTTAGAATTAATTAAGTCATATCTTAGAATAGATTACGATGAAGACGATACGCTCCTTTATAATATTTCAGTTGTGGCTGATTTATTTTTAGAAGGAGCTATCACCAATTGGGAGAAAATTAAAGAAGATAGTAAATATCAAGAAAAGGTCAAGATACTGCAATTAGCAGTAGTCCAGGACTTATACGATAATAGAGGAACTGGAGTAAAGGAACCAAAGATTAATCATATTATCAGCTCGTTAATTAGACAATTAGACATATTAGGAGTTACTTATGAATCTAACTAATAAATTAAATAGAAAAGTTCAAGTATTGAAATATACTAAAATTAAAAACTCTCTAGGCGAAAGTACATACGAATATATTCCGTTTAAGAAAGTATACGCTCAGGTCATGCCTTTAAAAAATTCTTTAAATGATTTAAACAAGGAAAGTGAAGAAGAAAATTCACAATATAAATTTATTATAAGGAAACAGTCTTTTAAAGGGCTAGACGTTAAGTGTATCTTAGAATTAGAAGGTGTTAAATACTCTATAGATTACTGGAATTTAGATTTCAAATCTAATGAATATATCGAAATATTCGCCACTAAGAAGGTGAAAGAATAATGGATTTAGAATTTGACATGGAAACGGAAGAAATACTTAAAGAGTTACATAAGATGTCTAAAAACACTCCAAAATTAGTGAAAAAGCATTTGAAAAATGTGGGTAAAAACATGACGAAAACCATTAAGAAAACTGCAAAACAATTGGTTGGGGTTGGAAAAAAACAAAAGAATCCTAGGAAAAAGTATCACAATAGATTCAAAACCTCAAAAGTGCTTGAAGACACTGGTACTTATGCTGTAGGTACCTACAATTCTAGCCCACACGCTCATTTAATAGAGTATGGATACAAGACCTCAAAAGGCTATGTACCAGGTAAGTATCCGATTACAAAAGGCGTGAGTAAGTATTGTCAAAATATAAAAAAAGATTTAGAGGACATGCTTGATAAAGTAATAGACGAGGGAGGTTTCTAATGATAGTAGAATTGATTAAGAATATAAATGATAGATTAAATAAGTATATTCCAGGAATAGAAATAGTTAGTCAAGACATCGATAAAAACGGAGTATACCCATGTTTCAAAGTAGACTTGATTAGTAGAAATTTAAATCGAATTACTGAGAATATTCTCGAGTATACCTACAGTATCGTTATCAATTTCTATCCTAAACCTAACGTAGATAATAGAATATTACTTTTAGAAATAGGAGAGAAACTAGACCAAATATTTTCATTTGAATTTAATGGATGGCAAATATTAAGTAAAGAAGTATATGATAATGAAGACTTCATTACTTGCGCGTTAGATTATAGGAGTACTAGAATCTATGATAATGAAACAGAACTTAGAGAGAATGAAGATAGTTTAATTAATGAAAAAGAATATGAAACAATAGAAAAAATAGAAAACAAGGAGGAATATTAATGGGAGCACCAATAGTTAATATTAAATTTAGAGAAAACGTAGCTAATGCCGTTAAGATTAGTCCTAAAGGGCATGTGACGCTAATAATAAAAGATAATACTTTAAATGAAAACATTAAAGTATTCAAGAAATTAACTGACGTCAATGGATTAGCAACCGAGAATGCTGAATATGTTAAAGATGTGTTCGTGGGTGGAGCAGCTAAGGTGACTATCTTAAATGTTAGGGATAGCTATACTATAGATAAGGCTATTAAAGACTTAGAAAACATTAAAGCTAATTATGTAGGGGTATTGTCAGGGGATGCTCAAGACCATACTAAATTGGCAAAATATATTAAGACGGCAGATAAGGCGCTAAAGACAATTAAAGGGGTAGTATACAACTTAACTAATCAGGATTGCATGCATTTAATAAATTTAGTTAATACTAAAGTAACATTCAATGATAGTAGAGGAGAAGTAGATGGTTGGAAAGTGGTTCCTTACTTATTAGGAGTCCTAGCTGGAATGCCTTATTCAAGAGGTGCTACTAACTACAACTTATCTGGTTTGTTAAAAACATCAAACGTGGAAGATATTGATGCTGAAATAAACAAAGGTAATCTAGTGCTTAACTATGACGGTGAAAAGACTAAAATAGTGGCAGGAGTCAACACTTTAACTACGGTA
This is a stretch of genomic DNA from Streptobacillus canis. It encodes these proteins:
- a CDS encoding phage tail terminator family protein produces the protein MIVELIKNINDRLNKYIPGIEIVSQDIDKNGVYPCFKVDLISRNLNRITENILEYTYSIVINFYPKPNVDNRILLLEIGEKLDQIFSFEFNGWQILSKEVYDNEDFITCALDYRSTRIYDNETELRENEDSLINEKEYETIEKIENKEEY
- a CDS encoding head-tail connector protein, producing the protein MDLELIKSYLRIDYDEDDTLLYNISVVADLFLEGAITNWEKIKEDSKYQEKVKILQLAVVQDLYDNRGTGVKEPKINHIISSLIRQLDILGVTYESN
- a CDS encoding phage portal protein, producing the protein MGIFNLFNKVEERETREVNFDMFEEREVYRANPMSEITYYTCLKKLSEAVSKLNIHLYDDKNNRIYDHEVIRLLNQRPNSFMTPSIFKQTIEYSRNHKGNAYVYIKFNKFGMVEGLYPLESGNVEVVINRDIEGLPDVLYRISLNGKKHVLLPHEIIHLKSGLSEDGVIGKSAVNILKDTFDTNQKGSQFFNRLLDHGLNIKGVVEVDQSLNDTKRKVLLDVLTRDIRTNSNKNFLILPKGATMTPLNFKLTDAQFFEIRKYTSNQIAAVFGISPIYLNDYSKASYSNSEAQNLSFYTDTMLAILKQYEEELDYKLLTEQERAKGYNFKFNLSGILRGDSKTQSEAIRTLVSTGVYTVNEARVMLGKNELPNGDVNLINGTYVKLEDIGKAYEKGGVIEDDNTK
- a CDS encoding HK97 gp10 family phage protein, whose amino-acid sequence is MDLEFDMETEEILKELHKMSKNTPKLVKKHLKNVGKNMTKTIKKTAKQLVGVGKKQKNPRKKYHNRFKTSKVLEDTGTYAVGTYNSSPHAHLIEYGYKTSKGYVPGKYPITKGVSKYCQNIKKDLEDMLDKVIDEGGF
- a CDS encoding phage tail sheath C-terminal domain-containing protein; translation: MGAPIVNIKFRENVANAVKISPKGHVTLIIKDNTLNENIKVFKKLTDVNGLATENAEYVKDVFVGGAAKVTILNVRDSYTIDKAIKDLENIKANYVGVLSGDAQDHTKLAKYIKTADKALKTIKGVVYNLTNQDCMHLINLVNTKVTFNDSRGEVDGWKVVPYLLGVLAGMPYSRGATNYNLSGLLKTSNVEDIDAEINKGNLVLNYDGEKTKIVAGVNTLTTVDKDHSEAMKSIVVVEAMDLMRDDIDANFRLYIGGYKNTYSMQMMIITSIKAYFKELTRLEVLDPEFDNTIDQDIEAMRIYWEGKGQDTSSLSESDIRHKTCGKNVYFVSSVKILEVIENFDLRVFLTV
- a CDS encoding phage head completion protein; the protein is MNLTNKLNRKVQVLKYTKIKNSLGESTYEYIPFKKVYAQVMPLKNSLNDLNKESEEENSQYKFIIRKQSFKGLDVKCILELEGVKYSIDYWNLDFKSNEYIEIFATKKVKE
- a CDS encoding phage major capsid protein is translated as MKNYKDLLVAYNAMVDEIQGMTETHTEEEIINKLAELETLKNSVKLAKKIEDTKKLEIANDTKIEIKGDVKMENKRVSEILAKLITGRASAEEREEYLNFTGQVEGTDTKGGYLVPTEFIAKLHEHKRSLPSLEDLVTKIPVKTNKGVMPIADNKPTSKMTKLGEGVKASVSEESFSQLSYTVDKYVDVMAVSEELMADAAFNVEDLIKMRIAKKSVRTNNDCVVTELKKKTSPLEATKTKLLEKLEEAIYNLDPLHRDSTIVTSTEGVKALATLKDNDGRYLLIPDPLNPYVKKFLGFTVFELPNVVLPKVETNKVEFFVGDLSQYLVKFDRETLEFSKSNEAGFLEGSIYIRAMERFTYKVLDSEAIQYVKWANA
- a CDS encoding head maturation protease, ClpP-related; its protein translation is MIILNRVEESQADITISGDIMPDDLKWFYGEDITSPRDIRNFLKENENIDVIFNINSGGGDVFSGTEIANLIRTHKGKTIANIESLAGSIASVIAFSCDKIKMPKNSYLMIHKPFANLSGDSDKLRDTANLLDKIQNNIEYVYQKKALDGVTDKQISKMVNATTWFTGEEATKYFDIELLDEVKVLNCTTNMEFENAPSFLLKKNTEKVEENESETSKLSPEIIEKVSNLKKF